A genomic window from Parvularcula sp. LCG005 includes:
- a CDS encoding aldo/keto reductase, producing the protein MQMRRLGKTNLAVSEIGLGCWQFGGDFGPVEEERSMATMAAATKAGVNFFDTADVYGAGKSETLVGRYANEQPHETIVVTKVGRDGALYPDHYDLENVRANIKGSAERLGGQPIELVQLHCVPPDVLKAGDLFDVMETLKSDGLIRHWGASVETIEEAKTCLAHSGCATLQIIYNVFRQDATWDLLKDAHRADVGVIVRLPLASGLLTGKFSKDQHFDKTDHRNYNKDGDAFSVGETFNGIKLEKGVELVEELKGFVPDGMPMAAFALRWILDHEAVSTVIAGASRPEQVEMNANVSNMPPLPAELHEQLAAFYKEKVREHIRSDI; encoded by the coding sequence ATGCAAATGCGACGTCTGGGCAAGACCAACCTCGCCGTGTCCGAAATTGGGCTGGGATGCTGGCAATTTGGCGGCGACTTCGGTCCCGTTGAAGAAGAACGGTCGATGGCGACGATGGCCGCCGCGACGAAGGCGGGCGTCAATTTCTTCGATACTGCCGATGTATACGGTGCCGGCAAATCAGAAACGCTTGTTGGCCGATACGCCAATGAGCAACCTCACGAGACGATCGTGGTGACAAAGGTCGGACGCGATGGCGCACTGTATCCTGATCATTATGATCTGGAAAATGTTCGTGCGAACATTAAAGGCTCGGCGGAGCGGCTCGGCGGCCAGCCGATTGAGCTCGTCCAGTTGCACTGTGTGCCGCCGGACGTCCTGAAAGCCGGTGATCTTTTCGACGTTATGGAAACGCTCAAATCCGATGGCCTTATCCGTCACTGGGGCGCCAGCGTTGAGACGATTGAGGAAGCAAAGACGTGTCTTGCGCATTCGGGCTGTGCGACGCTCCAGATCATCTATAACGTCTTCCGTCAGGACGCGACGTGGGACCTGCTCAAGGACGCTCACCGCGCTGACGTGGGCGTCATCGTCCGCCTGCCTCTCGCCAGTGGCCTCCTGACCGGCAAGTTCAGCAAGGACCAGCATTTCGACAAGACGGACCACCGCAATTACAACAAGGATGGCGACGCCTTCTCCGTCGGCGAAACCTTCAATGGGATCAAGTTGGAGAAAGGCGTTGAGCTGGTCGAAGAGCTGAAAGGCTTTGTTCCGGACGGAATGCCGATGGCGGCCTTTGCGCTACGCTGGATCCTTGATCACGAAGCTGTCAGTACAGTGATTGCCGGAGCGTCTAGACCTGAACAGGTTGAGATGAACGCCAACGTGTCCAACATGCCGCCCCTGC